A genomic stretch from Edaphobacter aggregans includes:
- a CDS encoding S41 family peptidase, which yields MTNTLDLKAEQRDAILNRTLKVLDQRFYQPEKLGNGWKDAIARNRPAIIGASTTAAFEEAITRLLEELKTSHVGFFHGSARRASSRAALSATYLADDTDEGRRWIFQDVHPGGAASLAAIEPGDILLRVGAEEIIPPTHPTFPMGETTELTVLTADGKERTRSVTVARPKGKKLHYVEPKLVVGNRLQDGIGYLKVAMFPGMVGVEVANEISSQVEQLGNVERLIIDLRGNTGGGIGALRVMSLLTPRRIPVGFALDRKSAQRNIADAKNSFPRFDRIPASKKGLWLLALRYAPMLVKKSPIVLETEGLGAKPFHGRIVLLVDRHTASAAEMIVAFARENSLATIVGEKTAGRLLSATSAKVGHGYRLAFPTGAYYTWKGSVLEGTPIEPDQSVAFDWREARRGNDLQLKHSIELLEKVLTR from the coding sequence ATGACGAACACGCTGGATCTCAAAGCTGAGCAGAGAGATGCAATTCTCAACCGCACACTGAAGGTCCTGGACCAACGGTTCTATCAACCGGAAAAGCTAGGCAATGGATGGAAGGACGCGATCGCGCGCAATCGACCGGCGATTATTGGCGCGTCAACAACGGCTGCTTTCGAAGAAGCCATCACGCGATTGCTCGAGGAATTAAAGACCTCACACGTCGGATTCTTTCACGGATCGGCAAGGCGAGCCTCAAGTAGAGCTGCTCTTAGCGCTACCTACCTCGCGGACGACACTGATGAAGGTCGTCGCTGGATATTCCAGGATGTACACCCGGGAGGTGCAGCGTCGCTGGCTGCAATCGAGCCGGGCGACATTCTGTTACGTGTCGGAGCGGAGGAGATCATTCCTCCAACGCACCCCACTTTCCCAATGGGGGAAACGACAGAACTCACCGTCCTGACCGCCGACGGCAAAGAGCGTACCAGGAGCGTCACGGTCGCTCGGCCCAAAGGCAAGAAACTGCACTACGTCGAACCAAAGCTTGTTGTCGGCAATCGCCTGCAAGACGGCATTGGCTACCTGAAGGTGGCCATGTTCCCAGGAATGGTGGGCGTAGAAGTTGCCAATGAGATATCGAGCCAGGTGGAGCAGTTGGGCAATGTCGAACGCCTGATTATCGATCTTCGCGGGAACACAGGTGGAGGGATCGGAGCATTGCGCGTGATGAGTCTATTGACTCCCAGGCGGATACCAGTCGGCTTCGCGCTCGACAGAAAGTCTGCGCAACGAAACATTGCCGACGCAAAGAACAGCTTCCCGCGCTTTGACAGGATTCCAGCCTCGAAGAAGGGGCTTTGGCTCCTCGCGCTGCGCTATGCACCCATGCTGGTGAAGAAGTCTCCCATCGTCCTTGAGACCGAAGGGCTGGGAGCCAAGCCTTTCCATGGAAGAATCGTTCTCCTGGTGGACCGGCACACGGCCAGCGCTGCTGAAATGATTGTTGCCTTCGCTCGGGAAAACTCGCTCGCCACGATCGTCGGGGAAAAGACGGCGGGTCGGCTTCTTTCCGCCACTTCCGCAAAGGTCGGGCATGGCTACCGCTTAGCCTTTCCTACGGGGGCGTACTACACCTGGAAAGGGTCAGTTCTCGAAGGCACTCCGATCGAGCCGGACCAAAGCGTTGCTTTCGATTGGCGTGAAGCACGACGTGGCAACGACCTGCAACTGAAACATTCCATTGAACTCCTCGAGAAGGTACTGACTCGATAA
- a CDS encoding RES family NAD+ phosphorylase, translating to MIEAWRIDRKIYRATAFTGEGARVYGGRWNSQGVSVVYTAEHRSLAMLEILVHLRRPRDYELYSVKFDESLVQELAARNLPRNWDVEPPTGDTQEIGDNWVMGASSAVLSVPSAVVPEERNYILNPRHPDFKHIKIDGPFPCYFDPRLLGEK from the coding sequence TTGATCGAAGCCTGGCGCATTGACCGAAAAATCTATCGGGCGACAGCGTTTACCGGCGAAGGTGCAAGAGTCTATGGAGGTCGATGGAATAGCCAGGGTGTTTCCGTGGTCTATACCGCTGAGCACCGATCACTGGCAATGCTTGAGATCCTTGTCCATCTAAGAAGGCCCAGGGACTATGAACTCTATTCGGTCAAATTCGACGAATCTCTGGTCCAGGAACTTGCAGCCCGCAACCTTCCTCGAAACTGGGACGTCGAACCTCCTACAGGTGACACTCAGGAAATAGGAGACAACTGGGTGATGGGCGCATCGTCCGCTGTCTTATCCGTTCCAAGTGCCGTTGTGCCGGAGGAACGAAATTACATCCTTAACCCACGGCATCCTGATTTCAAGCACATCAAGATCGACGGGCCGTTTCCTTGTTATTTCGATCCGCGCCTGCTTGGAGAAAAATAG
- a CDS encoding coagulation factor 5/8 type domain-containing protein: protein MKVLSRTQMLIALLLATTAAQAAGKAKPPDFGPNVEVFSPATPAAEIQAQIDKVYAVQQHNQFGSERNAFLFLPGEYKVDVPIGFYTEVLGLGATPDATHITGNVRSEAAGRNDNATTTFWKAIGGLSVTPAGGEMLWAVSQAVSFRRMHIRGDIVLNQNKGWASGGWMSDSVIDGRVNSGTQQQWISRNSEWGSWTGHNWNMVFVGVPQAPAGEWPDPPFTGIEKTPVIREKPFITIDAKGNYGVRVPDLAKKSAGATWHAGATAGKTIPLAKFYIAKPGDSAAIINAQLAKGMHLLLTPGIYELSSPIEVTRPNTIVMGLGFATLKPVHGTAAMKVADVDGVTVEGLLFDAAETESPVLLEAGPEGSKARHSGNPTLLADVFFRVGGAGIGRAKVSLAINSNDVLVDHTWIWRADHGTGVGWENNTAANGMVVAGNDVTAYGLFVEHYQEFQVLWKGNGGRTYFYQSEIPYDPPTQAKFTSAPNVNGWASYKVAKNVTSHEAFGLGVYSVFRHPDVRLTRAIEVPSTPGVRFHHMITVALGNLGAIDNVINNTGGATQMKPRVTPTVTSYP from the coding sequence GTGAAGGTTTTGTCCCGTACTCAAATGTTGATTGCCCTCCTCCTTGCAACAACGGCCGCACAGGCCGCCGGCAAGGCAAAACCTCCGGATTTCGGCCCGAACGTCGAGGTCTTCTCGCCTGCGACCCCAGCAGCCGAGATTCAAGCTCAGATCGACAAGGTGTACGCCGTCCAGCAGCACAACCAGTTCGGCAGCGAGCGCAACGCCTTCCTTTTTCTCCCCGGCGAATATAAGGTTGACGTTCCCATCGGCTTCTACACCGAGGTCCTGGGCCTCGGAGCCACGCCCGATGCGACGCACATCACCGGCAACGTCCGCTCCGAGGCGGCTGGCCGCAACGACAACGCCACGACTACCTTCTGGAAGGCAATCGGGGGACTCTCCGTCACCCCGGCCGGCGGCGAGATGCTTTGGGCCGTCTCGCAGGCGGTCTCGTTCCGCCGTATGCATATCCGGGGCGACATCGTCCTCAACCAGAACAAGGGCTGGGCGAGCGGTGGCTGGATGTCTGACTCCGTCATCGACGGCAGGGTCAACTCCGGAACCCAGCAGCAGTGGATCTCCCGCAACAGCGAGTGGGGAAGCTGGACCGGCCATAACTGGAACATGGTCTTCGTCGGTGTCCCGCAGGCTCCCGCGGGCGAGTGGCCCGACCCTCCTTTCACCGGGATCGAGAAGACTCCGGTCATCCGCGAAAAGCCCTTCATCACCATTGATGCGAAGGGCAACTATGGCGTCCGCGTTCCCGATCTTGCGAAGAAGAGCGCGGGTGCCACCTGGCACGCCGGCGCGACAGCCGGCAAGACCATCCCCCTCGCGAAGTTCTACATCGCGAAGCCCGGCGACTCCGCCGCTATCATCAATGCTCAGCTTGCGAAGGGAATGCACCTGCTGCTCACGCCCGGCATCTACGAGCTGTCCTCACCCATCGAGGTCACCCGGCCCAATACGATCGTGATGGGTCTCGGCTTCGCGACCCTCAAGCCCGTCCACGGCACGGCCGCGATGAAGGTTGCCGATGTCGACGGCGTCACCGTCGAAGGCCTTCTCTTCGACGCGGCCGAGACCGAATCTCCGGTGCTCCTCGAAGCCGGGCCTGAGGGGAGCAAGGCCCGTCACTCCGGCAACCCGACATTGCTCGCCGACGTCTTCTTCCGTGTCGGCGGCGCGGGAATCGGCAGAGCGAAGGTGAGCCTCGCCATCAACTCCAACGATGTCCTCGTCGACCACACCTGGATCTGGCGTGCCGACCATGGCACAGGCGTCGGCTGGGAGAACAACACCGCGGCCAACGGCATGGTTGTTGCTGGCAATGACGTCACCGCGTACGGTCTCTTTGTGGAGCACTACCAGGAGTTTCAGGTTCTTTGGAAGGGCAACGGGGGGCGCACCTACTTCTACCAGTCCGAGATCCCTTACGATCCTCCCACGCAGGCCAAATTCACCAGCGCGCCGAATGTGAATGGATGGGCCTCCTACAAGGTCGCCAAAAACGTCACCAGCCACGAGGCCTTTGGGCTGGGCGTCTACAGCGTCTTTCGCCATCCGGACGTCAGGCTCACCCGGGCTATCGAGGTTCCCAGCACTCCGGGCGTGCGCTTCCACCACATGATCACGGTCGCGCTGGGAAATCTCGGCGCAATCGACAACGTCATTAACAACACCGGCGGAGCGACGCAGATGAAGCCGCGCGTTACACCGACGGTGACTAGCTATCCATAA
- a CDS encoding sigma-70 family RNA polymerase sigma factor: MDELFRRLCVLTWPYALYCATRYLHDIHAAYDLMDAAVSNTERYYERFQGERTTTQLFYRIVSVLKRLSKQRVRNNREIYCGSIFDLEILAAAFSSQSESEQTAYIEQMLGRMSERARKITYWRLAGHSWRQIADALESSHATVRRAYHKELRGLLVPSSDRSSSEEREDSDQEKIEL; the protein is encoded by the coding sequence ATGGACGAGTTGTTTCGTCGACTATGCGTTTTAACCTGGCCGTACGCTCTTTATTGCGCCACTCGCTATCTGCACGATATTCACGCGGCGTACGACCTGATGGACGCAGCAGTTTCGAATACGGAACGATATTACGAACGCTTCCAGGGCGAGCGAACCACCACCCAGCTCTTTTACAGAATCGTGAGTGTTCTGAAAAGGCTCTCCAAACAACGCGTCCGGAACAATCGCGAGATATATTGTGGATCCATCTTCGATCTCGAGATACTGGCTGCTGCATTTTCCTCACAATCTGAATCAGAGCAGACGGCGTACATCGAGCAGATGCTGGGCCGGATGAGCGAACGCGCGAGGAAGATTACTTATTGGCGTCTCGCGGGGCATAGCTGGCGCCAGATCGCGGACGCTTTGGAATCCAGTCACGCCACAGTTCGGCGGGCCTATCACAAGGAGCTTCGTGGACTTTTGGTCCCCTCTTCTGATAGGTCTAGCTCTGAAGAGCGAGAGGATAGTGATCAAGAAAAAATTGAACTCTGA
- a CDS encoding single-stranded-DNA-specific exonuclease RecJ has protein sequence MEGAMFLCQPLLDVLAGRGIEDIDAFIKVPSWNDLPDPFSIPSMEKATTRVLCAIRRRERIIIFGDYDCDGVLGAHILRSALSALGAPARVSLPHRDEGYGLSSSAVHHFSRSGTDLLITVDNGINARAAVRLAQRLGIGVVVIDHHRIQEQAETTAVWSDGFCGAGLAAMFAWALALRAKWTDTKIEYLLSGCSQYAAIASIADCVPLLDGTRTLARLGLAELARSRHKGLQELLKTSCTDPSQPDSRDVAFGVAPRINAAGRMAHPAEALAVFEAAMNEEAAQRSVERLNQLNLERRRTVKVHFEELVESLGTNIPAGLVAYREASPKGIAGLLASKCVERYSVPSIVLVPSTIPGQVVGSGRSVPGVDLVETLRPLGKLFLRFGGHTQAVGLTMAVARIEEFREKFARSVEPLARRDSQKPDGEAELNLSFMGRHFDEQLLLLEPFGEGNRPPTFSICMAEVLRVRNRWVRIRQGRSSLEALCWDVPVREQMKGDFLVEFYGKTRILRGFTPR, from the coding sequence TTGGAGGGAGCGATGTTTTTATGTCAGCCTTTACTTGATGTGCTTGCCGGGCGCGGCATTGAGGACATCGACGCTTTCATTAAGGTGCCGTCATGGAATGACCTTCCCGATCCATTCTCAATTCCGTCGATGGAAAAAGCCACTACCCGCGTCCTTTGCGCTATCCGGAGACGCGAACGCATCATCATCTTTGGTGACTACGATTGCGATGGAGTCCTGGGAGCCCACATCTTACGCAGCGCGCTAAGCGCTCTGGGAGCGCCGGCCAGAGTATCTCTGCCTCATCGGGATGAGGGCTACGGGCTGAGTTCTTCAGCAGTCCATCACTTCTCGCGCAGCGGAACGGACTTGCTTATCACTGTCGATAACGGCATTAATGCGCGGGCGGCCGTGCGGTTGGCCCAACGCCTCGGGATCGGCGTCGTGGTGATCGATCACCACCGCATCCAGGAGCAGGCAGAGACCACCGCAGTCTGGTCCGATGGATTCTGCGGAGCGGGCCTGGCCGCGATGTTTGCCTGGGCTCTTGCATTGCGGGCAAAGTGGACCGATACGAAGATTGAGTACCTACTATCCGGGTGCAGTCAATATGCAGCAATCGCTTCAATCGCCGATTGCGTACCACTGCTCGATGGCACACGAACTCTGGCCAGGCTGGGTCTCGCCGAACTCGCCCGATCGCGCCACAAGGGGCTGCAAGAGTTACTCAAGACCTCTTGCACCGATCCATCCCAACCGGATTCGCGCGACGTGGCATTCGGTGTTGCTCCGCGGATCAATGCCGCGGGCAGAATGGCCCATCCGGCTGAGGCCCTTGCCGTGTTCGAGGCAGCGATGAACGAAGAGGCCGCACAACGGAGCGTCGAAAGGCTCAACCAGTTGAACCTGGAGCGCCGGCGTACCGTGAAAGTACATTTTGAAGAGCTTGTCGAGTCGCTCGGAACAAACATTCCAGCTGGCCTGGTAGCTTATCGCGAGGCCAGCCCGAAAGGGATCGCGGGCCTCCTCGCAAGCAAGTGCGTTGAGAGATACTCGGTTCCCAGCATCGTGCTCGTGCCATCGACCATTCCCGGTCAAGTCGTTGGATCAGGAAGAAGCGTTCCCGGCGTCGATCTCGTCGAAACTCTGCGGCCGCTTGGGAAACTGTTTCTTCGTTTTGGAGGACATACTCAAGCTGTCGGTTTAACTATGGCTGTCGCCCGCATCGAGGAATTCCGGGAGAAGTTCGCTCGGTCAGTGGAACCTCTGGCGAGACGAGATAGTCAGAAACCTGATGGCGAAGCTGAACTCAATCTGTCGTTCATGGGGCGCCATTTCGATGAGCAACTGCTTCTGCTCGAGCCGTTTGGAGAAGGGAATCGGCCTCCAACATTCTCCATCTGCATGGCCGAAGTCCTGCGTGTCAGAAACAGATGGGTACGGATAAGGCAGGGTAGAAGCAGCCTCGAAGCACTCTGTTGGGATGTTCCGGTTCGAGAACAGATGAAGGGAGATTTCCTGGTTGAGTTTTACGGCAAAACCCGGATTTTGCGCGGTTTCACCCCTCGATAA
- a CDS encoding biopolymer transporter Tol, which translates to MARLTLRRPVYSDSNLVVLVRSSGNCRVEGAALLFCAVVVCLGHLYHSLTMKLDYRLSLVALLLCAVLHLLRAQAPTGPATPPPAVPAWAQPGSPTHTQVAPPLDFHRPTKSFDTPVGIFEGQSDIGGPLLPGSASYDAATKTYTINSAGYNVWYTRDEFRYLWKKMSGDVSLAADISFPDPNGYGDRKAFVIIRQSLDDDSKEAMVALHGAGMVHLAQRPEKSTRVKDMEFRMGSRGRPGGASPDSLVVIVPKRIGIEKRGDSFAVFMSLDGEPMHQFGPPIQLHLDEPFYVGIGFCSHQPDKSDTAILSNVVLENSAGKVR; encoded by the coding sequence ATGGCGCGTCTGACATTGAGGCGGCCTGTCTACTCTGACTCCAACCTAGTGGTACTCGTTCGGTCGTCCGGCAATTGCCGCGTCGAAGGTGCCGCTCTCCTGTTCTGCGCTGTGGTTGTTTGTCTGGGGCATCTGTATCATTCGCTCACCATGAAACTCGATTACCGGCTGTCGCTTGTGGCACTACTCTTGTGCGCCGTACTGCATCTGCTCCGCGCGCAAGCGCCCACCGGTCCGGCGACTCCTCCGCCCGCCGTACCCGCATGGGCGCAGCCGGGCTCCCCCACGCACACGCAGGTAGCGCCACCTCTTGACTTCCATCGTCCAACAAAATCCTTCGACACCCCAGTCGGAATCTTCGAGGGTCAATCCGACATCGGAGGCCCATTGCTGCCGGGCAGCGCCAGCTACGACGCTGCCACGAAAACGTACACCATCAACTCCGCCGGCTATAACGTCTGGTACACCCGCGATGAGTTCCGTTATCTCTGGAAGAAGATGTCCGGCGACGTCTCTCTCGCAGCCGACATCTCCTTCCCTGACCCCAATGGTTATGGCGACCGCAAGGCATTCGTCATCATCCGCCAGAGCCTCGATGACGACTCAAAGGAGGCCATGGTTGCCCTGCACGGCGCCGGCATGGTCCACCTGGCGCAGCGCCCGGAGAAGTCCACCCGCGTAAAGGACATGGAGTTTCGCATGGGAAGCCGCGGCCGTCCCGGCGGCGCCAGCCCCGACAGCCTGGTCGTCATCGTTCCCAAGCGTATCGGCATTGAAAAGCGCGGCGACTCCTTCGCCGTCTTCATGAGCCTCGATGGCGAACCCATGCACCAGTTCGGACCGCCCATCCAACTGCACCTCGACGAGCCCTTCTACGTCGGCATCGGCTTCTGCTCGCACCAGCCCGACAAGTCCGATACAGCGATCCTCTCCAACGTCGTCCTTGAAAACTCCGCCGGTAAAGTCCGCTAG
- a CDS encoding antitoxin Xre/MbcA/ParS toxin-binding domain-containing protein yields MATIARKTVAQFVPSSSIAKAARIQPGRSLGLKRMELPTLLKVITSGLRWSAVESFLQESGFTQLQLAQYLGIPVRTLARRKEAGGLDENESERLLRLSEIYDAALDLFAGDKADAREWLLSPVRGLNNSRPIDYARTDYGAREVRNLIGRLEHGVFS; encoded by the coding sequence ATGGCTACGATCGCTCGCAAAACCGTTGCGCAGTTTGTTCCGTCCTCGAGCATCGCCAAGGCTGCGCGAATCCAGCCAGGAAGAAGCCTAGGACTCAAGCGCATGGAGCTCCCCACCTTGCTCAAGGTGATTACCTCGGGTCTGCGCTGGTCTGCGGTGGAAAGCTTTCTGCAGGAATCGGGCTTTACGCAGCTGCAACTCGCACAGTACCTCGGTATTCCTGTTCGGACTCTGGCCAGGCGCAAAGAAGCAGGTGGACTGGACGAAAATGAGTCTGAACGCCTGCTCCGACTGTCAGAAATTTACGATGCAGCCCTTGATCTTTTCGCTGGGGATAAAGCTGATGCGCGTGAATGGCTGCTTTCACCTGTGCGCGGTCTGAATAATTCCCGACCAATTGACTATGCTCGTACTGACTACGGGGCACGAGAAGTTCGGAATCTGATTGGCCGGCTCGAGCACGGGGTTTTCTCTTGA
- a CDS encoding CHAT domain-containing protein has protein sequence MRARIAVPLLTAGAILAISLSYHAYRERPRPDDPDWLLQRADEQAWLNQWIDAAPVYHRAELLFQQRNEPARALYAQVSQMMATSETSSFAPQIASLSDDLQLPAARDPETRLRILIIRGMLETNYDAGLATKTWTEVGELARKQNHFMLASRAMGEEGIAAFLLGDVDGAQAKVMKAYLVAKYLGDPAARVRYASVYGAGLVALKKYDRALKPLDEAIRVANTTPGVAYPSIATASKIEALGGLGRYQEALMLANDAMARVTARHLNMHISELLRIRAGIYERTEQAKLATDDYQAAIDIGKKVSDWRGLLQTGGSLAALYEKQGRLEDALRTIDDAIEANKQIPDELYFLPRNLSIKARILARMGKTGESNTLYQKSADLIDSLLAHAPTANVERELITSLQQVYAGYFDSLCTQNKLAEAFRIIENARGRFEAESLEHVEAAPPRPASEIDQKLVRLNLALLNTDDPARRAIIVDQIGDTEGRLPSESLEGRTAVDPVSLAQLQADLGPKQILVEYVLDDPRSYALAITRTAVNRYLLPPKQTIEQEASDYRSSVMQRKPDAATGQRLFQQLLGNIPEYKRNDEVILVPDGELHLLPFSALNDGPHYAIESHTLAVSPSGTVFHLLKERERALDAKSRPYVGVAAWTQVKPSTLERILRGVNGPKESEFVPLPESREEVETAGADLPKPSTILLGADATETRFKDLPLDQYQVLHLALHGYVDPTYPDRSALVFAPEKNGQNDGLLQVREIRRMRLNASLVTLSACDTGVGPAGAAGINNLVTAFIDGGARSVVSTLWELEDHSTTRLMTNFYANLKTESKAQALRDAQLELLRAGFGPYYWASFELVGDPDNLVFAGSNPPSSSHVAQGQVMLQQTGRRPL, from the coding sequence ATGAGGGCCCGGATCGCAGTACCTCTCCTGACTGCTGGTGCGATTCTGGCAATTTCGCTGAGCTACCATGCTTATCGCGAACGACCGCGACCCGATGATCCTGATTGGCTTTTACAGCGCGCCGATGAACAGGCGTGGCTAAACCAGTGGATTGACGCGGCTCCTGTCTATCACAGGGCGGAACTTCTCTTTCAGCAGCGGAATGAACCGGCCAGAGCGCTCTATGCGCAAGTCAGCCAGATGATGGCTACGAGCGAGACGTCCAGCTTTGCGCCGCAGATTGCGTCGCTGAGCGATGATCTCCAACTGCCCGCGGCCCGTGATCCGGAAACCCGACTGAGAATTCTTATCATTCGGGGAATGCTCGAGACCAATTACGATGCAGGTCTGGCAACGAAGACCTGGACCGAGGTTGGCGAACTGGCGCGGAAACAGAACCACTTCATGCTGGCGTCGAGGGCGATGGGAGAGGAAGGGATCGCAGCCTTTCTTCTTGGCGACGTTGACGGAGCCCAGGCGAAGGTCATGAAGGCATACCTCGTAGCCAAATACCTGGGCGATCCGGCTGCTAGAGTCAGGTACGCCAGCGTCTACGGCGCCGGGTTGGTCGCGCTCAAGAAATACGATCGCGCTCTCAAGCCACTTGATGAAGCCATCCGGGTCGCCAACACGACGCCAGGGGTAGCGTATCCAAGCATTGCCACCGCCTCGAAGATTGAGGCACTGGGCGGCTTGGGCCGTTATCAGGAAGCCCTCATGCTGGCAAATGATGCGATGGCACGGGTCACGGCCCGGCATCTGAACATGCATATCTCCGAGCTCCTCCGCATCCGTGCCGGCATCTATGAGCGGACCGAGCAGGCGAAGCTTGCTACCGACGACTACCAGGCAGCAATCGATATAGGTAAGAAGGTCTCCGATTGGCGTGGTCTTTTACAGACCGGCGGCTCGCTGGCCGCGCTCTATGAGAAGCAAGGCAGGCTCGAAGACGCTCTTCGTACCATCGACGATGCAATCGAGGCCAACAAGCAAATTCCCGATGAACTCTACTTTCTGCCGAGAAACCTCTCGATTAAAGCGCGAATCCTGGCGCGCATGGGAAAGACGGGGGAATCAAACACCCTGTACCAGAAGAGCGCGGATCTCATCGATTCTTTATTGGCGCACGCTCCCACTGCCAATGTGGAACGCGAGCTGATCACGTCTTTGCAGCAGGTCTATGCCGGCTACTTCGATTCACTTTGCACACAGAATAAGCTCGCCGAGGCGTTCCGCATCATCGAGAATGCTCGAGGTCGCTTCGAGGCTGAATCCCTTGAACACGTCGAGGCAGCACCCCCTCGTCCGGCAAGCGAGATCGACCAAAAATTAGTTCGTTTGAATCTCGCTCTCCTGAACACCGACGATCCTGCCAGGCGCGCCATCATTGTCGATCAAATCGGAGACACGGAAGGACGGTTGCCCTCTGAGTCTTTGGAGGGTAGGACGGCTGTCGATCCGGTGTCTCTGGCGCAGTTACAAGCGGACCTTGGCCCGAAGCAGATTCTCGTCGAATATGTTCTCGACGATCCTCGGTCCTACGCCCTGGCTATCACTCGTACAGCAGTCAATCGATACTTACTACCGCCGAAGCAGACGATCGAGCAAGAGGCCAGCGACTACCGATCGAGTGTCATGCAACGAAAGCCTGACGCGGCCACGGGGCAGAGACTGTTTCAACAGTTGCTTGGAAACATCCCCGAATACAAACGCAACGATGAGGTCATTCTGGTGCCGGATGGCGAGCTACATTTGTTGCCCTTCAGCGCACTAAATGATGGACCACACTATGCGATCGAATCACATACCCTGGCGGTCAGTCCTTCGGGAACGGTGTTTCACCTTCTGAAAGAGCGGGAACGCGCGCTCGATGCCAAATCTCGTCCGTACGTGGGTGTGGCGGCCTGGACGCAGGTGAAGCCATCAACCCTGGAACGTATCCTGCGCGGGGTGAATGGTCCAAAGGAGAGCGAATTCGTGCCGCTACCGGAGAGCAGGGAAGAGGTAGAAACTGCCGGAGCCGATCTGCCTAAGCCAAGCACCATCCTGCTCGGCGCTGATGCAACCGAGACACGGTTCAAGGACTTGCCACTTGATCAATATCAAGTGCTGCATCTGGCACTTCACGGGTATGTCGATCCCACCTATCCGGATCGATCTGCATTGGTGTTCGCGCCCGAGAAGAATGGACAGAACGATGGTTTGCTGCAAGTGCGTGAGATCAGGCGAATGCGGCTCAATGCCAGCCTGGTTACGCTCTCGGCCTGCGATACCGGCGTTGGCCCCGCGGGTGCGGCAGGCATCAACAACCTCGTGACGGCATTTATCGACGGGGGCGCTCGCAGCGTCGTGTCAACCTTGTGGGAACTCGAAGATCATTCCACAACCCGGTTGATGACGAACTTCTATGCCAACCTGAAAACTGAGAGCAAAGCGCAGGCGCTCCGCGATGCGCAGCTCGAACTGCTCAGGGCAGGCTTCGGTCCATACTACTGGGCCAGCTTCGAACTGGTCGGCGATCCCGACAACCTGGTCTTTGCGGGATCGAACCCTCCTTCCTCCTCACACGTTGCGCAGGGGCAAGTCATGCTTCAACAAACCGGTAGGCGGCCATTATGA
- a CDS encoding Dna2/Cas4 domain-containing protein, whose product MTVLLMAVTAMVLAILFFWLSARSRRRTGIPAGEVFYQDLVGQPFAAHDLRSLTLGISGKPDCLIRTAEGIVPVELKNSKRPPARDEVYPNHMIQNLAYCALVEEQLGERVPYGLVIYAGQQVRRVEFTDSNRKWLINMIAAVQAARLAKQAKRNHNQRGRCSGCSVREKCDQALR is encoded by the coding sequence ATGACAGTGCTGCTGATGGCTGTTACCGCGATGGTCCTGGCTATCCTGTTCTTTTGGTTGAGTGCCCGATCTCGCAGGAGGACGGGAATACCGGCTGGCGAGGTGTTCTATCAGGATCTTGTCGGGCAGCCATTCGCAGCTCATGATCTGCGGTCTCTGACTCTGGGCATCTCCGGAAAGCCAGACTGCCTGATCCGAACCGCGGAAGGGATTGTGCCGGTCGAATTGAAGAACTCCAAGCGGCCGCCAGCCCGAGACGAGGTCTATCCCAATCACATGATTCAGAACCTGGCCTATTGTGCACTCGTTGAAGAACAGCTCGGGGAACGGGTTCCTTATGGCCTGGTTATTTATGCCGGTCAGCAGGTTCGACGAGTGGAGTTCACAGACTCCAATCGCAAATGGCTTATAAACATGATCGCGGCGGTTCAAGCGGCCCGCCTGGCAAAGCAGGCGAAACGAAATCACAATCAACGCGGCCGCTGCTCTGGATGCAGCGTCCGTGAGAAGTGCGATCAGGCCCTGCGCTGA